In the Advenella kashmirensis WT001 genome, one interval contains:
- a CDS encoding translocation/assembly module TamB domain-containing protein, protein MNAFQVPAANIDLTLGSNKIRSKGAFGQADSVLTLDVDAPALSSFWPGLPGSVTVDGTVKGMVAKHALDLKGMFSQGKSRELGKAPVNFRLAADGSWSKNEQGIEGWRGTLATLDVQHAGITVEQDKPWALAFAPAAEGGLPAWEAGPSNINIGLPGKHSIVINQDGTTGSNGKWQTKGSIRRFVLSPAFIRDMQKLVDPAAQAAQNANTGIIDRRKRAPQETSLVLDFDWDLAFDGALTGKTAVKRVSGDFMIPAATPIPLGLNNMLVGATFNKTGATTSTANLNLAFDTQNKGNLKGTGAIAFNGLAPNLNGGSKITLNGKLADISWMGPLTGDMLDLGGAVALNVTAQSRANGQWTTSGKISGSKVKIVEIDNGIRLLDGTLEATLRDNQVVINTLRFPSVIRIKANEWRTKKWIDDNAEAQNGSLGITGKWNLNTSKGDFRIVFDHYPIIQRSDRFVMISGDVDINAPCPRWISRARSRPMPAGPAWIFWAVCRPWMAM, encoded by the coding sequence TTGAATGCCTTCCAGGTGCCGGCGGCCAATATCGACCTGACTCTGGGCAGCAACAAGATACGCAGCAAAGGCGCTTTCGGCCAGGCCGACAGCGTGCTGACGCTGGACGTGGACGCACCGGCCCTGTCTTCGTTCTGGCCCGGCCTGCCTGGCAGCGTCACCGTGGATGGCACCGTCAAGGGCATGGTCGCCAAACACGCGCTTGATCTGAAGGGCATGTTCTCGCAGGGCAAGTCCCGGGAATTGGGCAAGGCACCGGTCAATTTCCGTTTGGCTGCTGATGGTTCCTGGAGCAAGAACGAGCAGGGCATAGAAGGCTGGCGCGGCACGCTCGCTACGCTGGACGTACAGCACGCAGGGATTACCGTGGAACAGGATAAGCCGTGGGCACTGGCGTTTGCCCCTGCGGCAGAAGGCGGGCTGCCGGCCTGGGAAGCCGGACCATCGAACATTAATATCGGCCTGCCGGGTAAACACAGCATCGTGATCAATCAGGATGGCACCACGGGCAGCAACGGCAAGTGGCAGACCAAGGGTTCCATTCGCCGTTTTGTACTGAGCCCGGCTTTCATTCGTGATATGCAAAAGCTGGTCGATCCGGCTGCCCAGGCAGCGCAAAACGCCAATACCGGGATTATCGACCGGCGCAAGCGCGCGCCGCAGGAAACCTCGCTGGTGCTTGATTTCGACTGGGATCTGGCCTTTGATGGCGCACTCACCGGCAAGACTGCCGTCAAGCGCGTCAGCGGCGATTTCATGATCCCTGCGGCAACGCCAATTCCGCTGGGCCTGAACAATATGCTGGTGGGCGCCACCTTTAACAAGACCGGCGCCACCACCAGTACTGCCAATCTGAATCTGGCCTTTGATACGCAAAACAAAGGCAATCTGAAAGGAACCGGGGCCATCGCGTTCAACGGGCTGGCGCCGAATCTGAATGGCGGCTCAAAAATCACGCTTAACGGCAAACTGGCCGACATCAGCTGGATGGGGCCGCTCACCGGCGATATGCTGGATTTGGGCGGAGCCGTGGCGCTGAATGTGACCGCGCAATCGCGCGCCAATGGCCAATGGACGACCAGCGGCAAAATTTCCGGTTCCAAAGTGAAAATCGTGGAAATCGACAACGGCATCCGCCTGCTCGATGGCACGCTGGAGGCTACCCTGCGCGACAACCAGGTGGTTATAAACACGCTGCGCTTTCCGTCGGTGATCCGCATTAAGGCCAATGAATGGCGCACCAAGAAATGGATTGACGATAATGCAGAGGCACAGAATGGTTCATTGGGCATTACCGGCAAATGGAACCTGAACACCAGCAAGGGCGATTTCCGGATCGTCTTCGATCATTATCCGATTATTCAACGGTCCGATCGCTTTGTGATGATCAGCGGCGATGTGGATATTAATGCGCCCTGCCCAAGGTGGATATCAAGGGCAAGGTCACGGCCGATGCCGGCTGGGCCAGCGTGGATATTCTGGGCAGTGTGCCGGCCGTGGATGGCGATGTGA
- a CDS encoding translocation/assembly module TamB domain-containing protein, translating to MHLAGIFDKQPEQQQADRTIKPNLDKLQISDTDVDLTLGNNRITAYGGFGQDASQLYLDVNAPALANFWPSLPGSALVNAVVDGRVTNHRAQVYGMYAQAPSRALGKAPVVFGLNIQGAWDKVEGGQEGWVGVLEDLQLRHTELRLQQQSPLSLSFLPADGRHPMQWATTASRFVLDLPENRSAQILPGESGGNGSQWQTKGQIKDLVINPQYLMNLQKAFTAEDPAAALAATQAADKALAAATAGSKKAEGNSDKRAAANAVADKDITLDADWDLAFNQMLTGSAHIMRTDGTGVLPFRTPVPLDFDTIAFDIEPQQTPQVQDGYVVTASATGEKSHLNADVKLDMATPLLLRDAKADLALRDGATLTLEALVSPKGGQDESDRIHMRVNSKALPVSKLMADSIPRTLLSTDLTADVDMFSPTAIKSATIKGRFDKGSIWNDKPLVGSVDLAVRDLAWAARAARV from the coding sequence GTGCACCTGGCAGGTATTTTTGATAAGCAGCCGGAACAGCAGCAGGCCGATCGCACTATCAAGCCGAATCTGGACAAGCTGCAGATCAGCGACACGGATGTGGACCTGACGCTGGGTAATAACCGGATCACAGCGTATGGCGGCTTTGGACAGGATGCCAGCCAGTTGTATCTGGACGTGAACGCACCGGCACTGGCCAATTTCTGGCCATCCCTGCCGGGCAGTGCGCTGGTCAATGCGGTGGTCGATGGCCGCGTGACCAATCATCGCGCGCAAGTTTACGGTATGTATGCACAGGCGCCCAGTCGCGCGCTGGGCAAAGCGCCGGTGGTGTTCGGCCTGAATATCCAGGGCGCCTGGGACAAAGTGGAGGGCGGCCAGGAAGGCTGGGTGGGCGTGCTGGAAGATTTGCAGTTGCGTCATACCGAGTTGCGACTGCAGCAGCAAAGCCCGCTGTCCCTGTCGTTTCTGCCGGCCGATGGCCGGCATCCCATGCAGTGGGCCACCACGGCCTCGCGGTTTGTGCTGGATCTGCCCGAGAATCGCAGTGCGCAGATTCTGCCTGGCGAGTCTGGCGGTAATGGCAGCCAGTGGCAGACCAAAGGGCAGATTAAGGATCTGGTCATTAATCCGCAATACCTGATGAATCTGCAAAAAGCCTTTACAGCCGAAGACCCGGCAGCGGCGCTGGCCGCCACGCAGGCTGCGGACAAGGCGCTGGCGGCGGCTACGGCAGGCAGCAAAAAAGCCGAGGGCAACAGTGACAAGCGCGCGGCAGCCAACGCCGTGGCCGACAAGGACATCACGCTGGATGCGGACTGGGATCTGGCATTCAACCAGATGCTGACCGGCTCGGCGCATATTATGCGCACCGACGGCACGGGCGTGTTGCCCTTCAGGACCCCGGTGCCGCTGGATTTTGACACGATTGCATTTGACATTGAACCGCAGCAAACGCCGCAGGTGCAGGATGGCTACGTCGTAACAGCCAGCGCCACCGGGGAAAAATCACATCTGAATGCGGATGTAAAACTGGATATGGCAACGCCGCTGTTGCTGCGCGATGCCAAGGCTGATCTTGCCCTGCGCGACGGCGCAACGCTGACGCTGGAAGCGCTGGTCTCGCCCAAGGGCGGACAGGACGAATCAGACCGCATTCATATGCGTGTTAATTCCAAGGCGTTGCCGGTCAGCAAGCTGATGGCAGACAGTATCCCCCGCACCTTGCTTAGTACCGATCTGACGGCCGATGTGGATATGTTCTCGCCCACGGCCATCAAATCAGCGACCATCAAGGGCCGTTTTGACAAAGGCAGTATCTGGAATGACAAACCGCTGGTCGGGTCTGTGGACCTGGCGGTGCGCGATTTGGCCTGGGCGGCCAGGGCAGCACGGGTATAG
- a CDS encoding translocation/assembly module TamB domain-containing protein, producing MTFVADVLGLSNVQGLQLKGTVDGESRLQGKPLAADLDIDIDSQGVLTQRRIVDGEQMAQAVADNIKAAAARQAQAEGKTVTTAKGEDALEKAQQTAATTDAIQTSTTLVDLNRLNIRKADIDLQLGENSITTSGSFGQQESVLRLSVDAPKLGQLVDGVNGTAKLSGTLAGTIAQHAIDISGKVNQGAAKTLGKAPLDLSATINGKWHRLADGIDGWEGELAALNLAHAGVRVRERDALPLLFSPNATGVQNVWAAGPSALGLTLPGGSEAQIKLDKASGNALGVTTAGSFTNLTISDRLMDEVARMTAAGDAQPANATDKTARDAAARALAQKTAGSFPDIVFDGDWNIATENGLQGEINVQRTAGDRFVPLVQNIPVDFETLRIKLNETRQDEKNPLLAIAAQGQGPQSSLDATLNLAMANVIPLRDGKVQLALTDGAAVNADIETIAGVSEGTDRLTAKVGLQALNLQALSAGATPASLLNGTVLLVADTLPGKREIADVNLDAQLAQAAHGMTSRWPAQLAARCTWQVFLISSRNSSRPIALSSRIWTSCRSATRMWT from the coding sequence ATGACATTTGTGGCAGATGTTCTTGGTCTGTCCAATGTGCAGGGATTGCAATTGAAAGGCACGGTCGATGGCGAAAGCCGTCTGCAGGGCAAACCGCTGGCCGCCGACCTGGATATTGATATTGATTCGCAGGGCGTTCTGACGCAGCGCCGGATTGTTGATGGCGAGCAAATGGCCCAGGCCGTTGCCGACAATATCAAGGCCGCGGCCGCACGCCAGGCCCAGGCGGAAGGCAAAACCGTTACCACGGCCAAGGGCGAGGATGCGCTTGAGAAGGCGCAGCAAACCGCCGCAACCACAGATGCAATACAAACGTCGACTACGCTGGTGGACCTGAACCGCCTGAATATTCGCAAGGCAGATATTGATCTGCAACTGGGTGAAAACAGTATCACCACATCGGGCAGCTTCGGGCAGCAGGAAAGCGTGCTGCGTTTGAGTGTGGATGCGCCCAAGCTGGGCCAGCTGGTCGATGGCGTTAACGGTACGGCCAAGCTCTCTGGCACACTGGCCGGCACGATTGCCCAACATGCGATCGATATCAGCGGCAAGGTCAACCAGGGCGCTGCAAAAACCCTGGGCAAGGCGCCGCTGGACCTGTCGGCCACCATCAACGGAAAATGGCACAGGTTGGCAGACGGGATTGACGGCTGGGAAGGCGAGCTGGCCGCATTGAACCTGGCGCATGCCGGGGTGCGCGTGCGCGAGCGCGATGCCTTGCCTCTGTTGTTCAGTCCGAACGCAACCGGTGTGCAGAATGTATGGGCGGCCGGGCCTAGCGCGCTGGGCCTGACCCTGCCCGGCGGCTCCGAAGCACAGATCAAGCTGGACAAGGCCAGTGGCAATGCCCTGGGCGTGACAACAGCGGGATCCTTTACCAACCTGACGATCAGCGACAGGTTGATGGACGAAGTGGCCAGGATGACGGCCGCCGGCGATGCGCAGCCGGCCAATGCAACTGACAAAACAGCGCGGGATGCTGCTGCCAGGGCGCTGGCGCAGAAAACCGCCGGCAGCTTTCCGGATATTGTGTTCGATGGCGACTGGAATATAGCTACGGAAAATGGCCTGCAGGGTGAGATCAATGTGCAGCGCACGGCCGGCGATCGGTTCGTGCCGCTGGTGCAGAACATCCCGGTAGATTTTGAGACACTGCGCATCAAGCTGAATGAAACGCGCCAGGATGAAAAAAATCCGCTGCTGGCCATTGCCGCGCAGGGGCAGGGCCCGCAGTCCAGCCTGGATGCCACGCTGAATCTGGCTATGGCAAATGTGATTCCGTTGCGTGATGGCAAGGTGCAACTGGCATTGACCGATGGCGCTGCAGTGAACGCAGATATTGAAACCATCGCCGGCGTTAGTGAAGGGACCGATAGACTGACCGCCAAGGTCGGGTTGCAGGCGCTGAATCTGCAGGCCCTGTCGGCGGGCGCCACGCCGGCCTCGCTGCTTAACGGCACCGTGTTGCTGGTTGCCGATACGCTGCCGGGCAAACGCGAAATCGCGGATGTGAACCTGGATGCACAATTGGCCCAGGCAGCACATGGAATGACAAGCCGCTGGCCGGCACAATTGGCAGCAAGGTGCACCTGGCAGGTATTTTTGATAAGCAGCCGGAACAGCAGCAGGCCGATCGCACTATCAAGCCGAATCTGGACAAGCTGCAGATCAGCGACACGGATGTGGACCTGA
- a CDS encoding AsmA family protein: MKMKYLRWYLRWKPIVLTILIGLCAFVFWFMGTNPGSRWLLNTVIGQVGGELHNVRGTLWSGIELERLLIDTPEIKITGREAVLKVDWLKLFKRTLRVEQMSVADLDVKLLPLETTEPAPDEAKPFEMPGIPVGIQVDRLDVGDFAC, encoded by the coding sequence ATGAAAATGAAATATTTGCGCTGGTATCTTCGCTGGAAACCCATTGTCCTGACGATCCTGATCGGGCTGTGCGCCTTTGTGTTCTGGTTCATGGGCACCAATCCGGGCAGTCGCTGGCTGCTCAATACCGTGATCGGCCAGGTGGGTGGCGAGCTGCATAATGTGCGCGGCACCTTATGGAGCGGGATCGAGCTGGAGCGGCTGCTGATCGATACGCCCGAAATCAAGATTACCGGTCGCGAGGCTGTGCTGAAGGTGGACTGGCTTAAACTGTTCAAACGCACCTTGCGTGTAGAGCAGATGAGTGTGGCTGATCTGGACGTCAAGCTGTTGCCGCTGGAGACAACCGAACCGGCGCCGGACGAAGCCAAGCCCTTTGAAATGCCGGGTATTCCGGTTGGCATACAGGTGGATCGGCTGGATGTAGGCGATTTTGCCTGCTGA
- a CDS encoding autotransporter assembly complex protein TamA, which translates to MRLNKACFLTTILLLAGIGQVSAQKPEVIIDPSGLGPEALDAVNKGISAVVRMADDQDSGEADRIRRKGREAVISALATRGYFAPEVTLEVGEDVGGETWDISIDPGKVSKVKSVTNHFTGSIATPRFNDRVSQLRKDWGLPVDKDFLNEQWSNAKSAMLEGVAANDFYLARMTHSQAVVNPETATVDTETTVDSGPAVTLGHTEVVGLRRVPDSLIRRYIKYTPGQRFSQEQLDTWQQQIQSTNFFRGAFVTLKKPPGDEVYTQDAVELPVAVRVSEAPARSLAGSLGIDDAVGPGAEIMYKQNVVFGQPLIMETGAAVNAKLQRAYMDFHLPPNLDGSKDSVGVMFRHSDIQDEDVMRYAVGWKRKLEFKLDAASRVDYESNWGVLAAYDSVKREGEERYRLPSMVATWDFLRRDVDNKYDPREGNLIALGLGAGVTLDKGEPFSRVGLRAQQWWPIGRRDVFTVRGEVGQVFGSSGMRIPDDFGYRTGGARSIRGYKYNDIGKSAGDAVVGDRSLAVVSVEYMRYFNDRFGMGVFIDAGDAAAAFNKMKLHVGYGVGARIKTPAGPLFLDLAYGQRDRSIRLHFSLGVAF; encoded by the coding sequence ATGCGATTGAACAAGGCTTGTTTTCTTACAACGATTTTATTGTTGGCCGGTATTGGTCAGGTTTCTGCGCAAAAGCCCGAAGTGATTATTGATCCCAGCGGGCTGGGCCCCGAGGCGCTGGATGCAGTAAACAAAGGTATTTCAGCTGTGGTTCGCATGGCTGACGATCAGGATTCGGGCGAGGCCGACCGGATCCGCCGCAAGGGCCGCGAAGCAGTGATATCTGCCCTGGCTACGCGCGGCTATTTCGCACCCGAGGTCACGCTGGAAGTGGGTGAAGACGTGGGCGGTGAAACCTGGGATATTTCCATTGATCCGGGCAAGGTCTCCAAGGTCAAGTCGGTGACCAATCACTTTACAGGCAGCATTGCCACGCCGCGCTTTAATGATCGCGTATCACAGTTGCGCAAAGACTGGGGCCTGCCGGTAGACAAGGATTTTCTGAACGAACAGTGGAGCAATGCCAAATCGGCTATGCTTGAGGGCGTGGCGGCCAATGATTTTTACCTGGCCCGCATGACGCATTCGCAGGCTGTGGTCAACCCCGAAACGGCCACTGTGGATACCGAGACCACGGTCGATAGCGGCCCGGCAGTCACGCTGGGTCACACTGAAGTGGTGGGCTTGCGGCGTGTGCCTGACAGCCTGATCCGTCGTTATATCAAGTACACGCCGGGCCAGCGCTTTTCCCAGGAACAACTGGATACCTGGCAGCAGCAGATTCAGTCTACCAATTTCTTTCGCGGCGCGTTCGTGACCCTGAAAAAACCACCAGGCGATGAGGTCTATACGCAGGACGCGGTAGAGTTGCCGGTCGCTGTGCGCGTGTCGGAGGCGCCGGCGCGCTCACTGGCCGGGTCATTGGGCATAGATGATGCGGTGGGGCCGGGCGCCGAGATCATGTACAAACAGAATGTGGTGTTCGGCCAGCCGCTGATTATGGAAACCGGCGCCGCGGTGAATGCGAAGTTGCAGCGCGCCTATATGGATTTTCATTTGCCGCCCAATCTGGACGGCAGCAAAGATAGCGTAGGGGTCATGTTCCGTCATTCCGATATCCAGGATGAAGATGTGATGCGTTATGCCGTGGGCTGGAAACGCAAGCTGGAGTTCAAGCTGGATGCGGCCAGCCGGGTCGATTATGAATCGAACTGGGGCGTGCTGGCGGCCTATGACTCGGTCAAGCGCGAGGGCGAGGAGCGTTACCGCCTGCCGTCAATGGTGGCCACCTGGGATTTTCTGCGCCGCGATGTCGACAACAAATATGATCCTCGTGAAGGCAATCTGATTGCACTGGGCCTGGGCGCCGGCGTGACGCTGGATAAAGGCGAACCTTTCAGCCGGGTCGGACTGCGTGCGCAACAGTGGTGGCCGATAGGTCGGCGCGATGTCTTTACCGTGCGCGGCGAAGTGGGACAGGTATTCGGTTCCAGCGGCATGCGCATTCCGGACGACTTCGGCTATCGGACCGGGGGCGCGCGCTCCATCCGTGGTTATAAATACAATGATATCGGCAAAAGCGCCGGCGATGCGGTCGTAGGAGACCGTTCCCTGGCGGTGGTCAGCGTTGAATATATGCGTTACTTCAATGATCGTTTCGGCATGGGTGTGTTCATTGATGCCGGTGATGCGGCAGCGGCATTCAATAAAATGAAGCTGCACGTGGGTTATGGCGTGGGCGCAAGAATCAAGACCCCGGCCGGCCCGCTGTTTCTGGACCTGGCCTATGGGCAACGTGATCGCAGCATACGGCTGCACTTTTCATTGGGAGTGGCATTCTGA
- the apbC gene encoding iron-sulfur cluster carrier protein ApbC: MSLSSKALLDALRSVVDPVTGMPVAPTLKESDITLSETGATVRVEPGYVTSAAAKTALTEQLEAAARQAGAAQLTLQFSDTVRAHAVQSGLKPIASVKNIIAVASGKGGVGKSTTSANLAIALAQSGARVGILDADIYGPSQPLIMGVSGKPVSNDGKTMEPLRAHGITVNSIGFLIEADSPAIWRGPMVTQALEQLLRQTNWPDLDYLIVDMPPGTGDIALTLAQKVPVVGAIIVTTPQDIALLDARKGLRMFEKMNIPILGIVENMAMHICSHCGHAEAIFGEDGGRHMAQELDVPWLGALPLAKSIREQTDAGTPTVASDPNSEAAGLYRELARRVAMAVAALPRDMAGRFPSVVVENLKK, translated from the coding sequence ATGAGTCTGTCGTCAAAAGCCCTTTTGGATGCGTTACGGTCTGTGGTAGACCCGGTTACCGGTATGCCGGTGGCGCCAACGCTCAAGGAGTCCGATATTACGCTTTCCGAAACGGGAGCCACGGTTCGCGTAGAGCCCGGATATGTGACCAGCGCCGCAGCAAAGACCGCCCTGACCGAACAGCTGGAGGCTGCTGCCAGGCAAGCCGGCGCGGCGCAACTGACGCTGCAGTTCAGTGATACGGTGCGGGCGCATGCCGTGCAAAGCGGGCTCAAGCCTATTGCTTCGGTAAAAAATATTATTGCAGTGGCATCGGGCAAGGGCGGTGTCGGCAAGAGCACGACCAGCGCCAATCTGGCGATTGCACTGGCGCAAAGCGGCGCCCGCGTCGGTATTCTGGATGCAGATATCTATGGCCCCAGCCAGCCGCTGATCATGGGCGTCTCGGGCAAGCCGGTATCCAATGACGGCAAGACCATGGAGCCTTTGCGCGCCCACGGGATTACGGTCAATTCCATCGGCTTTCTGATCGAGGCCGATTCACCCGCCATCTGGCGCGGCCCCATGGTTACGCAGGCGCTGGAGCAACTGCTGCGCCAGACCAACTGGCCCGATCTTGATTATCTGATTGTTGATATGCCGCCGGGCACGGGCGATATTGCCCTGACGCTGGCGCAAAAAGTGCCGGTGGTGGGCGCCATTATCGTGACCACGCCACAGGATATCGCGCTGCTAGATGCCCGCAAGGGCTTGCGCATGTTCGAGAAAATGAATATTCCGATTCTGGGTATCGTCGAGAACATGGCGATGCACATTTGCTCGCATTGCGGGCATGCCGAAGCCATTTTTGGCGAGGACGGTGGCAGGCATATGGCCCAGGAGCTGGATGTTCCCTGGCTGGGCGCCTTGCCGCTGGCAAAAAGTATTCGCGAACAGACTGATGCGGGCACGCCCACGGTTGCCAGCGATCCCAACAGCGAGGCGGCGGGACTGTATCGCGAACTGGCCCGGCGTGTGGCCATGGCAGTGGCGGCCTTGCCCAGGGATATGGCGGGTCGCTTCCCCTCTGTGGTTGTTGAAAACCTGAAGAAATAA